GGGCTTTCAGTAATCGTTTTTCCAAATGATCTAAGCCTTTTAATTGCTTTACTTCTTGAGCCTTTATAGCGCCTAAAAAAGATTTATCGGTTTGTTCGGCCAGATCGTATAAAGCTAAAAATTGTTCTTTTAGGTGTTTTTTCTGAGCAGAGAAATCGATATCGATATTTGAAATTTCACGTACTTTTTTATTGATGAAGGTACTTTGCTTCAAAAATAAATCTTGGGTAGAAATATCTAAATTATTTAATTTTTTAAGCTGATTTTCGGTCTGAATTAAAACAGAGTTTCTCAACAATAACATGGAAAAAGGCACATCAACAGCATTAAAATAGCCTTTCAGCTGAAACCAATAGGCTAATTCTCCGCCACCACCAATATAGCACAAGTTAGGTAAAATGACTTCTTGGTATAAAGGACGCATGATAACGTTTGGCGAAAAGCGTTGAGGGTTTTCATTTAATTCCTGTAACAATTCGGCTTCGTTCCAATGGATGTTTGTGTTTAAAACTTTATAAACCTCATCTTCAAAAACGATACGCTCTCGTAACTGATTTTCAATGTAAAATAGATTTATTTCTCTAGGATTAACTTGTATTTTGTAGTCTTGAAAAGCTTCTGTAAGAGCATCATTGGTTTTAGAAACCGCTTGAAACGACACTTGGTTAAAAAGTTCCTCCTTCATAAAAGGAATAAAATCCCTTTTCAAACGTGCATTATTGGCATCTAAAATAACCAAGCCATACTCTTTAAATAAAGCATTGGCTAGAAAACGGGTTGCATCAGCTAGATTACCATGATCCAAATACGCCTTCTTAAAAAGTTCCTTAATGGTTTCGGCATGTGTCGTAGAGCCTAATTCTTCTGAAAAAACATCAAAAACGGCTTGTAAACCTTCTGTAGATAATTCGCCTACAGGCCCAGTGGATTCGCGATTCCACTGTACTTTTTTTCCCTTAAAATTA
This genomic interval from Tamlana carrageenivorans contains the following:
- the bshC gene encoding bacillithiol biosynthesis cysteine-adding enzyme BshC; translation: MQHKTLPFNKTGYFSSLICDYLAESETLQPFYNRFPNLDNFKLQIEEKSKSFSLESRQTLVSVLKGQYKNLETSKLVLSQIELLQAENTFTVTTGHQLNLFTGPLYFLYKIVSAINLAKTLKKEHPESNFVPIYWMATEDHDFDEINYFNFKGKKVQWNRESTGPVGELSTEGLQAVFDVFSEELGSTTHAETIKELFKKAYLDHGNLADATRFLANALFKEYGLVILDANNARLKRDFIPFMKEELFNQVSFQAVSKTNDALTEAFQDYKIQVNPREINLFYIENQLRERIVFEDEVYKVLNTNIHWNEAELLQELNENPQRFSPNVIMRPLYQEVILPNLCYIGGGGELAYWFQLKGYFNAVDVPFSMLLLRNSVLIQTENQLKKLNNLDISTQDLFLKQSTFINKKVREISNIDIDFSAQKKHLKEQFLALYDLAEQTDKSFLGAIKAQEVKQLKGLDHLEKRLLKAQKRKLSDEVLRMTDLQNALFPNKSLQERNTNFSQFYLEYGEKLVPSLIANLNPLSGAFSILTL